One Bacillus sp. FJAT-52991 genomic region harbors:
- the pseB gene encoding UDP-N-acetylglucosamine 4,6-dehydratase (inverting), whose protein sequence is MNLENKTVLVTGGTGSFGQKFIKRALQQNVKKVIVFSRDELKQYEMAQEFTDPRMRFFIGDVRDKERLYRAFDGVDIVIHAAALKHVGACEYNPFEAIKTNIHGAQNIIEAAIDRNVKKVIALSTDKAASPVNLYGATKLASDKLFVAANSYVGERETKFSVVRYGNVVGSRGSVVPFFKKIKETGRLPITDERMTRFWITLDQGVQFVLDNLQRMHGGEIFVPKIPSMTVTDLARAIAPECEIDIIGIRPGEKLHEAMIMEDDARHTKEFDTYYVIQPEFPWWSEEYTAAGQSLPDGFKYTSDSNTEWLTVEELRELVEEM, encoded by the coding sequence ATGAATTTGGAAAATAAGACGGTATTAGTAACTGGAGGGACTGGTTCATTCGGTCAAAAGTTCATTAAAAGAGCCCTTCAACAAAATGTAAAAAAAGTGATCGTATTTAGTCGTGATGAATTAAAGCAGTATGAAATGGCGCAAGAATTTACTGACCCGCGTATGCGCTTTTTCATTGGTGATGTTCGTGATAAAGAGAGATTATATCGAGCATTTGACGGTGTTGATATTGTCATTCATGCGGCAGCGCTTAAGCATGTAGGAGCTTGTGAATATAATCCATTTGAAGCCATTAAAACGAATATTCATGGAGCTCAAAATATCATTGAGGCAGCTATTGATCGAAATGTGAAGAAAGTGATTGCGCTTAGCACGGATAAAGCAGCAAGCCCAGTAAATCTTTACGGTGCGACAAAGCTTGCTTCAGATAAACTGTTCGTAGCAGCTAACTCCTATGTTGGTGAAAGAGAGACAAAATTCTCTGTTGTTCGTTACGGAAATGTAGTCGGTAGTCGTGGTAGTGTTGTTCCTTTCTTTAAGAAGATTAAAGAAACAGGACGACTTCCAATTACAGATGAACGCATGACTCGTTTCTGGATTACTCTTGATCAAGGGGTTCAATTTGTACTTGATAACTTACAACGTATGCACGGTGGCGAAATTTTTGTACCAAAAATTCCGAGCATGACAGTCACAGATTTAGCTAGAGCTATTGCTCCTGAATGCGAAATCGATATTATTGGTATCCGTCCAGGAGAAAAATTACATGAAGCTATGATTATGGAAGATGATGCTCGTCATACGAAAGAATTTGATACTTATTATGTTATTCAACCAGAGTTCCCTTGGTGGTCAGAAGAATATACAGCTGCAGGGCAGTCACTACCAGATGGATTTAAGTATACAAGCGATAGTAATACTGAATGGCTGACTGTTGAAGAACTGAGAGAATTAGTTGAAGAAATGTAG
- the pseH gene encoding UDP-4-amino-4,6-dideoxy-N-acetyl-beta-L-altrosamine N-acetyltransferase, which produces MYKLTKLAISQKILIWKWRNKRHIREAMYNSEKIKLQDHNRWFEKIINSDTDIYFVLLFDNKPIGLVYFNNIDDKNNKCHWGFYIGEDSVPKGSGSAMGYLGLEYIFNELKFHKVIGEVLERNTKSINFHEKMGFIKEGNLRKEILKNGDYIDIIRYGILKEEWMNKKEELKKNLTNEGVNLNEYRHSI; this is translated from the coding sequence ATGTATAAGCTGACAAAACTAGCTATATCTCAAAAAATACTTATATGGAAGTGGAGAAATAAAAGACATATAAGAGAAGCGATGTATAACAGTGAAAAGATCAAGCTACAAGATCATAATAGGTGGTTTGAAAAAATTATCAACAGTGATACAGATATCTACTTTGTTCTATTATTTGATAATAAACCAATAGGGTTAGTATATTTTAATAATATAGATGATAAAAATAATAAATGTCATTGGGGGTTTTATATTGGTGAGGACTCTGTACCTAAAGGCTCTGGAAGCGCAATGGGGTATTTAGGTTTAGAGTATATATTTAATGAGTTGAAATTTCACAAAGTCATAGGTGAAGTGTTGGAACGAAACACTAAGAGCATCAACTTTCATGAAAAAATGGGATTTATAAAAGAAGGAAATCTTAGAAAAGAAATTTTAAAAAATGGTGATTATATAGATATTATTCGATATGGAATATTAAAAGAAGAGTGGATGAATAAGAAAGAGGAATTGAAAAAAAATTTAACCAATGAAGGTGTTAATCTAAATGAATATCGTCATAGCATATAA
- the pseG gene encoding UDP-2,4-diacetamido-2,4,6-trideoxy-beta-L-altropyranose hydrolase: protein MNILVRVDSSTQIGSGHVMRCLTLADILQKKGICVEFICRELQGNLISFISQKGYRVHILKKNNTIQQGNASYLKHALWLEVSMEQDAKETCEIISQSNKEFNLLIVDHYALDINWEKQIKKHVKKIMVIDDLADRNHLCDILLDQNFYKNQESRYDNKVPFNCKKFLGPNYVLLREEFYKLSPSSSRLKVERIILFFGGTDPTNETIKAINAFLSLVKSEVRVDVIVGTTNANKKEIEELCYAQDNIEYHCQVSNIAELMSRADLAVGAGGTAIYERCYVGLPTIVVTIANNQEAIVRDLHDEGHIYYLGKKEEVSESDLARAMLYFISNEQIRNKLSNSAKSLLSNNKKYVAKLIAEIIEQGCNQ from the coding sequence ATGAACATTTTAGTAAGGGTGGATTCCTCAACACAAATAGGTAGTGGGCATGTAATGAGATGTCTTACTTTGGCTGATATTTTACAAAAAAAAGGTATCTGTGTGGAATTCATTTGTCGAGAATTGCAGGGTAACTTAATATCTTTTATTTCACAAAAAGGATATCGCGTACATATTTTGAAGAAAAATAATACTATTCAACAAGGCAATGCGAGTTATTTAAAACATGCTTTGTGGTTAGAAGTATCAATGGAGCAAGACGCTAAAGAAACGTGTGAAATAATTAGTCAATCTAACAAAGAGTTTAATTTATTAATTGTAGATCACTATGCGTTAGATATTAATTGGGAAAAACAAATAAAAAAGCATGTGAAAAAGATTATGGTAATTGATGATTTAGCAGACCGTAATCACCTTTGCGACATACTATTAGATCAAAATTTTTATAAAAATCAAGAATCACGGTATGATAATAAAGTACCCTTTAACTGTAAAAAATTCCTTGGACCTAATTATGTATTGTTAAGAGAAGAATTTTATAAGTTAAGCCCAAGTTCAAGCCGTTTAAAAGTAGAAAGAATTATTTTATTTTTTGGTGGTACCGACCCGACTAATGAGACGATTAAAGCAATAAATGCTTTTTTAAGTTTAGTCAAATCAGAAGTGAGAGTCGATGTAATAGTAGGCACAACAAATGCTAATAAAAAAGAGATTGAAGAACTATGCTATGCACAGGATAACATTGAGTATCATTGCCAAGTATCTAATATCGCTGAGCTTATGAGCAGAGCTGATCTTGCGGTAGGAGCTGGAGGAACAGCTATATATGAAAGGTGCTATGTTGGATTACCCACCATTGTTGTTACTATAGCAAACAACCAAGAAGCAATCGTAAGAGATTTACATGATGAAGGACATATATATTATCTTGGAAAAAAAGAAGAAGTATCAGAAAGTGATTTAGCCAGAGCAATGCTTTATTTTATTTCAAATGAACAAATACGAAACAAATTATCTAATTCTGCTAAGTCATTACTTTCCAATAACAAAAAGTATGTAGCCAAATTAATAGCTGAAATTATAGAGCAAGGATGTAATCAATAA
- a CDS encoding glycosyltransferase family protein — MKIVAVIQARMGSTRLPGKILKKVMGKTLLEYQLERVKRSKLIDEIVVATTSKSSDDVIVNLCEELGIHTYRGSEDDVLSRYYEAATVYKADVVVRLTSDCPIIDPEVIDQVVRVYLNHQGAVDYVSNTLKRTFPRGMDTEVFSYQALEQAYQQANLYRDREHVTAYFYTNPEKYQLKNVKSSNNSSRHRWTVDTEEDFELITKIISNLYPLKSSFTLRDALDLLEEHKEWSKINEHIEQKK; from the coding sequence ATGAAAATAGTAGCAGTTATTCAGGCTAGAATGGGATCAACCCGTCTACCGGGAAAAATACTAAAGAAAGTAATGGGGAAAACATTACTAGAATACCAACTAGAACGTGTCAAGCGATCAAAGTTAATCGATGAAATTGTTGTAGCTACCACAAGTAAATCTAGTGATGATGTTATTGTGAATTTATGTGAAGAACTCGGCATTCACACTTATCGTGGGTCAGAAGATGATGTACTATCGCGTTATTATGAGGCAGCTACAGTATATAAAGCAGATGTCGTTGTTCGTTTAACTTCTGATTGTCCAATTATTGATCCGGAAGTGATTGATCAGGTAGTGCGAGTATATTTGAATCATCAAGGGGCCGTTGACTATGTATCAAATACGCTTAAGCGGACATTTCCTAGGGGGATGGATACAGAAGTGTTTTCTTATCAAGCATTAGAGCAAGCATATCAACAAGCTAATTTATATAGAGATAGAGAACATGTGACAGCTTATTTTTATACAAATCCAGAGAAATATCAACTGAAAAATGTCAAATCATCAAATAATAGTAGTCGACATCGTTGGACTGTAGATACAGAAGAAGATTTCGAACTGATTACTAAAATTATTTCTAATCTCTACCCACTAAAGTCTTCTTTTACATTAAGAGATGCTTTGGATTTACTAGAAGAACATAAAGAATGGTCTAAAATTAACGAGCATATAGAGCAAAAAAAATAG